A window of Microtus pennsylvanicus isolate mMicPen1 chromosome 16, mMicPen1.hap1, whole genome shotgun sequence genomic DNA:
ccaataatacaaaaaaatgtccaaacaaaGCTAGTTGAGATTTtgaaaagtctacaaaaataccattaaTTTGTTTTGTATTGGCCATCTGTCATGGGACCTGGGAGGAAActcatttttcccccttttcagtGGGTACCAATTGTAGACAGCTTCTTGGTTAGTGACCCCAAATCAGCTTCTCTCTCTCAGAGCTGGTACCCATCTGATCTGAACCTGTtgaggccctgtgcatgctactagtctctgtgatttcatatatgtattcattttgttgtgtctggaagactctGTCTCCTTGGAGTCAttcactgcctctggctcttaacaatcttcccacctcctctttgcttccttctaATCTACATAGGcccctgagctctgaggacaGGACTGATGAAACCATCCCATTTAAGGCCAAATGCTCCAAagtctcttgtttgttttgtttgtttgtttgtttgtttttcaagatgaggtttttctttgtagcccttgccatcctggaactcactctgtagaccaggctgacctcaaactcagagatctgcctgcctcagccccactccccacccctcaccccccaccccccgtgctgggattaaaggcttgtgtcaccaccgcctggcccaatGTCTCCTACCTGTATACTGTGCAGTTGTGGGTCCCTGTTAGTtctcatctactgcaagaagaaccTCTGATAAGGGCTAAGTGAAATACTGATCTGAGTCCCAGACTCATTCTTTGAAGTTTTTACTCTCTGGTATAACTTGAATGCTCTAAGTCAGATTTTTGCTTTCTCCTGCTCAAAATGTGCCAGCTTGCTTCACAGGACTATAGCCGGGTCTCTCTAGTGCCCCCTTGTGCCATCTCCTAGCCAAACAACAGCTTTACAGCTTCCTTCCCACCAGAAGCCCTTTTTGGAGTTTCAGCTTCACCTGCCAGCTGTGCTTCATTCCTCAGTCCATTTCCACACTGTGCCATAATTGCTTGCTgtgctctctctttcctccatgaAGCATGTAGGTCGTACCTGAAATGTGTCTGGTCACATAACATGTATTTGTCattacgtgtgtgcgtgtgtattttatatatttataaatgaatttaaaGTTTGCTATAGATGATCACTTGAATTATAAAAACTTAAATTCACAGTGTTACTCAGAGCCAGGTGTAGCATAAGCATGCTtatgaccccagcactggagaggctgagggaaAAGAGCTCCAGTGTGCAGCAGAAGCAGCCTGTGTGCACAGCAAGACGAGCTCAAAAACATTCGTAACGAAGCCTTTATAGTTTCTTGCTTACTAAAAGGAATTTGTATGTTGTTGAATTTATAATTTGAGGGCATTCTATAAATGTTATACAGCCCTTGTGTTCCTGTCTTCTCTCACCTACTCCTAACAAAGTACTTTTTAGTATTTTTCACATTAATGAATAGAAACTCTCTAAATTACTTTTGTCATGTTACAGATGGCCTCCTTAGCAGTTTCCAACTGGCCCAAGCCCATGCCATTGATTCCATGCCTGTCTTGGTCCACCGCATCTGGGGTCTTCACTACGGTAATTGAATTGTGCTTGAAACTTGATAACGTGTACTTAAATATAGTTATCGTGGTGGTCCCCAGAATCACCCCTAGGTGTTGTGACTGCTAGAAGGaataagagaacacacacacacacacacacacacacacatatatatatatatagagagagagagagagagtgcttaACTTTAGCAAAAAGATGACAGAAAATCAACAAAAGGCACATGAGCTAAACTTAGCGTGGGCTTCCAAGGGTCCTTGCTCAGCTGAATCTCATGGCTTATGCTTAATTCCTCCAGCAATCTCTTGTACCAGGTGGCAAAATGCTGCTCATCTTTGAGCCTCTCGGACTTAAGGGTCTCTGGTTAAATACCCCCCGCCTTGAGTGTCCCAGCAGTTGAGAAGAAATTTCAGACTTGTACAAACCGTGTGACTACAGTGACCCACTCTAGCATTTAGAGAAAGTTGCATATCAGTGTAAAAGCTGCTTATTTATCAAATTCCCAGACTCCACTTAAATATATCAGCAggcagctgggcgatggtggcgcacgcctttaatcccagcactcgggaggcagaggcaggtggatctctgtgagttcgagaccagcctggtctacagagctagttccaggacaggctccaaagccacagagaaaccctgtctcgaaaaagcaaaaaaaaaaaaaaaaaaaaaaatatcagcagGCCTTTCAAAGAATAGATTGTTAACTCTCTTATACagtaattaataaacataaaggtATTATGCAGACTGTGTCATGATttggttttactttattttagggTGTATTGAGTAAGTCTATTAATTGGCGGGAGCTGGAAAAGCAGTATTACACACAGACAGTTTATGAAGAAGAAATTATTCATATGCTAGAGTACTGTGGGgtaagttttctgtttgtttgtttggttggttttgggtttttggaaataagggtttctctgtgtaatagccctgactatcctagaaGTCACTtttagaccagattggcctccaactcagagatccacctgccttcaccttcccaaatactgggattaaaggcatgggccaacACATCCAGCTGGAGTATTTTAATGTTCATGTAACATTGGAGTAAAGGTTGATTACTTATTTagttatataaagaaaatggcaattttttaaagaaatacatactTTTAAACTTAGGAATTACTCTTCTCTGTCTaagcatggtgatacatgcctgtaatccaaacaTTTGGAGGCTAAGGCAGAGAGATTGTGAAGGCGATTCTTCATTTTAGGCAGCAGAAGAACaacaagtgtgaggccagcctggactatagaacaagaaaacattttttccccTTGATTTTGTTATTAGTTTGTTtgtaaagacagggtctctctatgtaagtccaggctggcctctgccttcttaaTGCCTGATTGCAAGCATTTACGACTATGCCtaatttcaaaaatgtttttaattataagcatagaggtgcacacctttagtcccaatatGAAGAGGCAGAATCGGGTGGAACTCTGGGAGTTcacaggcagcctggtctacatactgagtttctcttcttttttcttactttttttatcctttgggttttttttaagacagggtttctctccagctttggagcctgtcctggcactagctcttgtagaccaggctggcctccaactcccagagatccgcctgcctctgcctcccaagtgctgggattaaaggcttgcaccaccagtgcccagcaagttctttatattttatgcaCAAAAAATACATCCTGGTTATtcacttcagttaacaagaagcagaactacagaaaccaaaaagcaaggttagtataTTTAGGACTTTCCTGGATCCTGGAACTGTGGTCTAGTCTTTGATAGATTATTAGGTCTTTATTCTCATTTTGGCAGGTGTTAGAGCCTACATGCTGGGTTGAAAGGTTAAAATGGTGCCTACAATGTGACTTTAGTTGTGCTGAGGTTTGGGTATATGTTAGACTCAACTGATAGTAAAAGTgggatacttttatttttatctcattattctttttatttatttatttattatgtatacaatattctgtctgtgtgtgtgtctgcaggccagaagagggcgccagatcttttagagatggttgtgagccaccatgtggttgctgggaattgaactcaggacctttggaagagcaggcaatgctcttaaccactgagccatctctccagccccttatctcATTATTCTTGACATTGAGCATGTGTCTATAAGCTAAgaccatgtgtatatgtgatatatacatatatgatacatatatacattatatatatatatatatatatatatatatcctttgcccatcttgaatttcttttttatttatttatttttttatgagcCAGGTATgctagcacacatctttaattcctgcactcgggaggcagaggcaggcctacaTAATGAGTATGTTgtatctctgagttggaggccagccagaTCTTCTATTTgaaactagcctggtctacatagtaaactTTAGGCCAGCAAGGCaggccttgtctccaaaaataaaaaatgatttgatTAGCTTCTTCTCATATAAGTTGCAAGTTGATTTTGCAAGGATGTCacctgttctttttatttttctcttaatatataaatataataaagttattttgatttatgttGTATTTATAAGTCAAAATTTTTACAGCTTTCATAGgcagcattttgttgttgttgttgtttgttttttgttttgtgagacaaagtttctctgtagctttggtgcctgttcctgaactagctcttgtaaaccagacctgcctctgcctcctgagtgctgggattaaaggcatgcgccaccactgcccggcattttttcgtttatattttttaattgttaatcTATCCCAAAAAGGGGAATTTCAAGTAGCTGTTTCTTGTgcttaaatgtatattttagttCAGGTATGCCCATAAAACTTTTAGAAAGTCTGGAGTTAAAGCAGATTATAGCTGTTTTGAAATTTTGGACAGTAAAATCTGATGCAGGtaagtttgatttgttttgagacagggtttctctttgtagcctggctgctgtcctggaactctgtagaaaCAGCTGGCTTGAagttcagagatccacctgcctccgtctCCAGAGTGTGTGTGGGccgggggaaggggagggttaAAGTTGTGATCCTGacaactttgatttttttatcaGGCAACATTCAAAAATAAATGTGCTATTTATCTTTATCCTCTTCAAATTTTGGTATCTGTTTTTCCATTGGCCCTGTAATAATGATGGTAAATCTACCAACATGaaatttaccatttttaaaaCTGCCACTTTAAGCATTTTGACAGTGAACAGCCCACACTGTTGcgcagccatcaccaccatccatcTCAAAACGTTTCATCTTGCACCAGGTGGTGTGGCGCattcctttaaacccagcactcgggtggcagagacaggttgatttcggtgagttcaagaccagtctgttctacaaagtgggtttcaggacagccagagctgttacacagaggaaccatctcaaaaaaacaaaaagaacttttCATCTTCCCAAATTAAAACTCTACCCATTAGACAACAGTTACCACTTCCACCTTCATGCTGCCTCTAGCAACCACAACTTATTTGTCTCCAAATATGACTGTGTAAATCTTATATAGCAGAATACACATTTTGCCCTTTGTACCTGGTTTATTCACATGCCATAATGTCTTCAGTGTTCATCCATGTGCCTTGAAAGGGACTTTAGAGCTAGGGATGGTGGCCTGTGCCTGTAATCTCGGCacttgggaagccaaggcaggaagttCAAAAATGGGAGGGAGCCTATGTAGTGGGACTCTATgccagaaaaaggaagaaaaataaatactccCGTTActctgtgtgtggaggtggggagatctgtgacaaggtctcactgggtagctcaggctagctAGAACACCCTgttctcctgcctcggcctcttaAGTGCTgtaattataggtgtgtgctactaccTCTAGCTTGTTGTTAATTTCTGAGACTATTCCATTGATGTATGCCCTGCTATATATTTTACCTActaattcttttttccttttctgtttttaaatgtttcacaaAGTtctaatataaaatgttttcttttttatcatataTTCAGGCAGATTCTTTCAAAATGGGACATGACTTCATGAAACACTTCCCTAGCAGTGCAGACAAGCTGACCAACCTAAATCTGGTTTCCAGAACATTAAACTTAGATACAACAGACCAAGTTGTGTCCCCAAAGCATGTTGAGTGCCATAATTCTGGTAAAACATCTGTCAGTACTACTTCAAAAGGACACTTGTTGCAAGATACCGCTAAGATGGAATGCCTGAATCAAACACTCTCAACTAACAAAAGTCATTATGCAAATTACAACCCTCAGTCACCTCACCTGCTcagcaaagaacagaaaagaagcaATCTTCAGAAAGAATCTCTGATCTTCATGAAAGGAGTCATGGATGAATGTACTCATGTAGCAAACTTCTCAGGTACTAATTTTCACAGGAAACTGGGAACAGCTGTGCTCTATAAATATTTCTTAGATACACTTCACGTGtggatggatgttttgcctgcatgcgtgtctgtaCACCACGTAcattcctggtgcccatggaggccaaaagagggtgtcagatccccaggaattagtagagttacagatgattgtgagccaccgtgtgggaaCTGAGGATCAAACACAGTTCtttggaacagcagtcagtgctgttaacaaCTCAAGCTATCATTCCAGCTCccttgtatgtgtttgtttgttttgttttgtttttttttcgagacagggttccttcatagctttggagtcttatcatggaactctgtagaccaggctggcctcggattcatgaagatccacctgcctctgcctcctgagtgctgggattaaaggtgtttgccaccactgcccagcatgtttgtttgtttttatttttctgtttatatctttAGAATATTCATTTTAGGTCTGGGGATATAGCATGTGCAAtgtctgggttcaattccccacacACTGCATAAACTCAAATGGTTACAGTGctatgcctgtaatcttagcattagaactcagaggtagaggcaagaagaccagaagttcacagtccagcctggactacatgagaattctatcttaaaaaaacagaacaaagaacagctgagcagtggtggtgcatgtctttaatcccagtactcaggaggcagaggcaggcagatctctgtgagttcaagcccaacctgctctacagagtgagttccaggacaggctccaaagctacatagagaaactctgtcttgaaaacaaaacaaaaccaaaaaaagaagcaCTTCATTTTTATGAAATGAATATTGTGGTTCTGTGGCatagtgtttttctcttttgagtaTGCATGTTCATCTGTATGTCcacatacatgtggaagccagaagtcaacaCAGGTGTCGTCCTTAGTCACTCTCCAccctaattttttgagacaagctttctcacTAAGCCTAGAGTTTACTAAATTCCACTAGACTGGCTTTGCCAGTGTCTACGTCCCCAGAGGTTATAAGTGAAGCCCTGTATCCAGCTTTTAACGTGGTTCTGGGAATCTAAACTTGTGCAGCAAGTACTATACTAACAAAACCACCTCCCTAGGGTCTAAGACATGATCTGTGTTGTTCATACTGGTCTCGAACTTGCAgttctctgcctcagccttccaagtagctAGGATTAAAGACTCATATATGGTGCATTTTGTTTGGTAATATATTTTAGGTATTTATGCAAAATTCAAAGCACTTTTTAATGCATCAAAATTCTATACTTAGTTCCAGTTGACCCAAGCCTCATTATAGTGGTACAAGCCAAAGAGGATGCCTATATTCCACGGACAGGAGTTCGAAGCCTGCAAGAAATTTGGCCTGGTTGTGAAATCCGGTACCTAGAAGGGGGTCACATCAGTGCTTATCTCTTTAAACAAGGGCTCTTCAGGTAAGATGATTCGTCTAAATTGGTATTTATTTGTTGATTGTTCAGGGGATATTTTTTTGCTTAAAAAATATGTGGAGGCCAAAAAGGAAATAGGAAGACTAGaacatataagaaaattattttagccaggcagaggaagactagaacatataaaaaaaaatattttagggggctggagagatgactcagtggttaagagcattgcctgctcttccaaaggacccgagttcaattcccagcaaccacatggtggctcacaactatctgtaaagaggtctggtgccctcttctggccttcaggcatacagacagaaaattgtatacataataaataaataaatatttaaaaaaaatatttagccaggcagtggtggcgcacgccttaaatcccagcactcgggaggcagaggcaggcggatctctgtgagttcaaggcagacctgttctacaagagttagttccaggacaggctccaaagctacagagaaaccctgtctctaaaaaacaaaaaccaaaacaaaaaagacaaatattttaaatcttatttagAAGGATTTCTCCTGtacttttctcttattttgtccTGTAGAGATACGAGAAGTCTATTTTATCAGACAGTTTTAAGCAGAGATCATTTTAGAGATACAATAGTTATCTGTCCTCCATATTTGTCAATTGCTGAttatttcttttcactttattttagaCAAGCCATCTACGATGCCTTTGAACGTTTCCTTCATAAATATGCTAACTAATCGGATCAATGGATCCTACTGAAAGCGTTCACCCTACGATGATGTGAGAAACAAGCAGACAGCTGATTGCTGCCATATAGTCTATGTGCCAGTGTTATGGGTCAGTTACCAACTGTAGATTTTATTAATGTAAAAGCAGTACTTGAATCATACAATCCTGAAGTGTTTGTTACTCTTGAAAATCTCATATATCCAATATGACATCTGttgttaatatttataaaaacattttaattatgaaTAATTTATTGATTCTGAATAAATAGGAAACCTATTGGTTTTTAATAGAATTGTTGAAACTAAGATTATATAACATATGTACTGTATACTGTTATATGGCATTTTTTGCTATTAACTTGATTTTAAAACCTGTGTTCCTCCTTTTTGTCTATGTAGTGGGTTTATAATCTAGCTTTCAACTTTAGGTAATTTACTGCCATAGAAATACCTAAGATGTGTAAATCAGTGTTACCTTTGAATTATGAAAACTATCCTGACTGCTGAGTTGTGCCTCTGTGTACaaactgcaatcccagcacttaagaagtGAAGGCAAGAGGGTCAAGAGTCCCATCATTGTTCTTTACAGAGcaaagttgaggccagcctgagctacacgagaccctgtctcaaaaaaatatgtctggcatggtagctcatgccttcagtcccagcagggaggagagagaagcctGTAGAGCtctattgagttcaaggccagtctggtctgtgcGGCAAGTTGCAGGCCTGCCAAAACtacataagactgtctcaaaaacagtaacACGACAGTATAAAACAAAACCTTACTGCTTTGTAATGTTTTACTAACAACCTGAATGCTGAAACATGCAAATAAGATTAGTTAGACTAGAGCAGACTTTAAAGTGTTATCAAATGTTAGGTCAGAAAAGTGCCAGGGCTGGGGCTGTACTTGCCCAGCCTGTGAAGACTCTGAGGCCAGTCTCCAGTCcgccaaacagaaagaaaacctgtATGTATCTGGGATGGGAGTCAAACATGCTCTCTCTATATTTAAGAGAGCTTTGTCTTGAAAAATGGATATGCTAGATGAACTTTTCACTAGATACTAGATTCTTTCAGGCATTTCTTACATACCTGGATCTTCTGTTGCTTAAAGACTGAGTTAACAGCTTTGACTTTTTTGATTTCAGAATTTAATAGCTACATATGAAATTGAACCATTGTACAGAAAAACTTGAGGCTTTATACACTGCTGACTTTTTAAATGGGATTTATATGGATAGATATATGGTGCTGATGATAAACTTCTCTGAGCAAGAATGTTTAAAAGGTaatattaaaatgtgtttgtttgaAATCTGTATTGCTCTTAAATTTAAGTTTAATGGAgatatgtggattttttttctttttttcaagccagggtttctgtgtagccttggcagcTTTTTAAAGATGCTGCGCCATTCTAAGGTCTGTTCCTAAAGTTCCCGACAGCTGTTTAAACATTTTTACTGTGGAGTCGGTGATGGAGAAGCAGTTGTTTAAACATTTTTACTGTGGAGTCGGTGATGGAGAAGTAGTTGCTTCTTGGATACTTGGACTTTCACATACATCACAGTAAGGCTGTTAGAGCTACAGCAATTTCGTATATTCAGACTAGAACTTTTACTTTTGACTTCCAGAACAAAATGATCCTTTAAATAAAACctatgtacacctttaatcccagtgctgtggaggctg
This region includes:
- the Abhd18 gene encoding protein ABHD18 isoform X2 yields the protein MGGALILESAALLHWLEREGYGPLGMTGISMGGHMASLAVSNWPKPMPLIPCLSWSTASGVFTTGVLSKSINWRELEKQYYTQTVYEEEIIHMLEYCGADSFKMGHDFMKHFPSSADKLTNLNLVSRTLNLDTTDQVVSPKHVECHNSGKTSVSTTSKGHLLQDTAKMECLNQTLSTNKSHYANYNPQSPHLLSKEQKRSNLQKESLIFMKGVMDECTHVANFSVPVDPSLIIVVQAKEDAYIPRTGVRSLQEIWPGCEIRYLEGGHISAYLFKQGLFRQAIYDAFERFLHKYAN
- the Abhd18 gene encoding protein ABHD18 isoform X1, with amino-acid sequence MDTLFLPWPTMCLVSCQLSQLLQGSNLLCLRNGTADTDLCAFIWLEQETMKPKDQVRSSLKNVSDLFVMGGALILESAALLHWLEREGYGPLGMTGISMGGHMASLAVSNWPKPMPLIPCLSWSTASGVFTTGVLSKSINWRELEKQYYTQTVYEEEIIHMLEYCGADSFKMGHDFMKHFPSSADKLTNLNLVSRTLNLDTTDQVVSPKHVECHNSGKTSVSTTSKGHLLQDTAKMECLNQTLSTNKSHYANYNPQSPHLLSKEQKRSNLQKESLIFMKGVMDECTHVANFSVPVDPSLIIVVQAKEDAYIPRTGVRSLQEIWPGCEIRYLEGGHISAYLFKQGLFRQAIYDAFERFLHKYAN
- the Abhd18 gene encoding protein ABHD18 isoform X3: MGVSKLDILYRRLLLTKLFIRGWGRPEDLKRLFEFRKMIGNRERCQNLVSSDYPVHIDKVEEQSDCKILDGHFVSPMAHYVPGIMPIESVIARFQFIVPKEWNSRYRPVCIHLAGTGDHHYWRRRTLMARPMIKEARMASLLLENPYYGCRKPKDQVRSSLKNVSDLFVMGGALILESAALLHWLEREGYGPLGMTGISMGGHMASLAVSNWPKPMPLIPCLSWSTASGVFTTGVLSKSINWRELEKQYYTQTVYEEEIIHMLEYCGADSFKMGHDFMKHFPSSADKLTNLNLVSRTLNLDTTDQVVSPKHVECHNSGKTSVSTTSKGHLLQDTAKMECLNQTLSTNKSHYANYNPQSPHLLSKEQKRSNLQKESLIFMKGVMDECTHVANFSVPVDPSLIIVVQAKEDAYIPRTGVRSLQEIWPGCEIRYLEGGHISAYLFKQGLFRQAIYDAFERFLHKYAN